In the genome of Pseudorca crassidens isolate mPseCra1 chromosome 14, mPseCra1.hap1, whole genome shotgun sequence, one region contains:
- the FBXO41 gene encoding F-box only protein 41 — protein MASLDLPYRCPRCGEHKRFRSLSSLRAHLEYSHTYETLYILSKTNSICDGAAAAAAAAAAAASGFPLAPEPAALLAVPGARREVFESTSFQGKEQAAGPSPATPHLLHHHHHHAPLAHFPGDLVPASLPCEELAEPGLVPAAAAAARYALREIEIPLGELFARKSVASSACSTPPPGPGPGPASASPASPSPADVAYEEGLARLKIRALEKLEVDRRLERLSEEVEQKIAGQVGRLQAELERKAAELETARQESARLGREKEELEERASELSRQVDVSVELLASLKQDLVHKEQELSRKQQEVVQIDQFLKETAAREASAKLRLQQFIEELLERADRAERQLQVISSSCGSTPSASLGRGGGGSGAGPSTRGPGRTREHHAGLAMPSTYAVSRHGSSPSTGACSRIPAASQSSGCYDSDSLELPRPEEGAPEDSGPGGLGTRVQAANGGLERAQPPRSSGLRRQAIQNWQRRPRQHSTEGEEGDVSDVGSRTTESEAEGPSDAPRPGPAMAGPLSSCRLSARPEGGSGRGRRAERGSPSRSNEVISPEILKMRAALFCIFTYLDTRTLLHAAEVCRDWRFVARHPAVWTRVLLENARVCSKFLAMLAQWCTQAHSLTLQNLKPRQRGKKESKEEYARSTRGCLEAGLESLLKAAGGNLLILRISHCPNVLTDRSLWLASCYCRALQAVTYRSATDPVGHEVIWALGAGCREIVSLQVAPLHPCQQPTRFSNRCLQMIGRCWPHLRALGVGGAGCGVQGLASLARNCMRLQVLELDHVSEITQEVAAEVCREGLKGLEMLVLTATPVTPKALLHFNSICRNLKSIVVQIGIADYFKEPSSPEAQKLFEDMVTKLQALRRRPGFSKILHIKVEGGC, from the exons ATGGCCTCGCTGGACCTGCCCTACCGCTGCCCCCGCTGCGGGGAGCACaagcgcttccggagcctgtcgTCGCTGCGCGCGCACCTGGAGTACAGCCACACGTACGAGAcgctctacatcctctccaagaCCAACAGCATTTGCGACGGCGCCGCGGCGGCCgcggctgccgccgccgccgccgcctccggcTTCCCTCTGGCGCCTGAGCCTGCTGCCCTGCTGGCCGTGCCAGGCGCCCGGCGCGAGGTCTTCGAGAGCACGTCCTTCCAGGGCAAGGAGCAGGCGGCCGGGCCGTCCCCCGCGACGCCACACCTGctgcaccaccatcaccaccacgcACCCCTCGCCCACTTCCCTGGCGACCTGGTGCCCGCCAGCCTGCCCTGCGAGGAGCTGGCTGAGCCGGGCCTCgtgcccgccgccgccgccgccgcgcgctaCGCGCTCCGCGAGATCGAGATCCCTCTAGGGGAGCTATTCGCCCGCAAGTCCGTGGCCTCCTCGGCGTGCTCGACGCCGCCGCCCGGGCCTGGCCCCGGGCCCGCCTCTGCCTCGCCCGCGTCTCCCTCGCCTGCCGATGTGGCTTACGAAGAGGGCCTGGCTCGCCTTAAGATCCGCGCGCTGGAGAAGCTGGAGGTGGACCGACGGCTGGAGCGGCTGAGCGAGGAGGTGGAGCAGAAAATCGCGGGCCAGGTGGGCCGGCTTCAGGCCGAGCTGGAGCGCAAGGCGGCGGAGCTGGAGACTGCGCGGCAGGAGAGCGCGCGGCTGGGGCGCGAGAAGGAGGAGCTGGAGGAGCGCGCTTCCGAGCTCTCGCGCCAGGTGGACGTGAGTGTGGAGCTGCTGGCCTCGCTCAAGCAGGACCTGGTGCACAAGGAACAGGAGCTGAGCCGCAAGCAGCA GGAGGTGGTGCAGATTGACCAGTTCCTGAAGGAGACAGCGGCGCGGGAGGCCAGCGCCAAGCTGCGGCTGCAGCAGTTCATCGAGGAGCTCCTCGAGCGGGCCGACCGCGCTGAGCGGCAGCTGCAGGTCATCAGCAGCAGCTGTGGCAGTACTCCCAGTGCCAGCCTGGGCCGCGGAGGTGGGGGAAGTGGTGCTGGGCCCAGTACCCGGGGTCCAGGCAGGACG CGAGAACACCACGCGGGCCTGGCCATGCCTAGCACGTATGCAGTGTCACGGCATGGCTCCTCTCCCAGCACAGG GGCCTGCAGTCGCATCCCAGCTGCATCCCAGAGCTCAGGCTGCTATGACAGTGACAGTCTGGAGCTGCCCCGGCCAGAAGAGGGGGCCCCTGAGGACAGTGGCCCCGGGGGCTTGGGCACACGGGTCCAGGCTGCCAACGGCGGCTTGGAACGGGCCCAGCCCCCTCGCAGCTCAGGCCTGCGGCGCCAGGCCATCCAGAACTGGCAGCGCAGACCTCGCCAACACAGCACggagggggaggaaggtgacGTCTCGGATGTGGGCTCCCGAACCACCGAGTCAGAGGCTGAGGGCCCCTCGGATGCCCCCCGCCCTGGGCCTGCTATGGCTGGGCCGTTGAGCAGCTGCCGGCTCTCTG CCCGCCCTGAGGGAGGCAGTGGGCGGGGTCGGCGAGCTGAGAGGGGCAGCCCCTCACGCTCCAATGAGGTCATCAGCCCGGAGATCCTCAAGATGCGAGCCGCCCTGTTCTGCATCTTCACCTACCTGGACACGCGCACACTGCTACATGCCGCCGAGGTCTGCCGGGACTGGCGCTTCGTGGCCCGCCACCCTGCCGTCTGGACACGGGTGCTGCTTGAGAATGCCCGCGTCTGTTCCAAG TTCTTGGCAATGCTGGCTCAGTGGTGCACCCAGGCGCACTCGCTGACACTGCAGAACCTGAAGCCCCGGCAGCGGGGCAAGAAGGAGAGCAAAGAGGAGTATGCCCGGAGTACCCG GGGCTGTCTGGAAGCAGGGCTAGAATCTCTGCTGAAGGCAGCTGGGGGGAATCTGCTGATCCTGCGCATCTCCCACTGTCCCAACGTCCTCACCGACCGTTCGCTCTGGCTGGCCAGCTGCTACTGCCGCGCCCTGCAGGCCGTCACCTACAG AAGCGCCACGGACCCGGTGGGCCATGAGGTCATTTGGGCCCTGGGCGCTGGCTGCAGAGAGATTGTCTCCCTCCAGGTGGCGCCACTTCACCCCTG CCAGCAGCCCACGCGCTTCAGTAACCGCTGCCTACAGATGATCGGTCGCTGTTGGCCCCACCTCCGGGCCCTGGGGGTCGGGGGTGCTGGCTGTGGGGTGCAGGGCCTGGCATCACTCG CGAGAAACTGCATGCGACTGCAGGTCCTGGAGCTGGACCACGTGTCGGAGATCACCCAAGAGGTGGCGGCTGAGGTCTGCCGGGAAGGCCTGAAGGGACTGGAGATGTTGGTGCTCACGGCCACCCCTGTCACCCCCAAGGCCCTGCTGCATTTCAACA GCATCTGCCGGAACCTCAAGTCCATTGTGGTCCAGATTGGGATTGCCGATTATTTCAAAGAGCCCAGCAGCCCTGAGGCCCAGAAGCTGTTTGAGGACATGGTGACAAAACTCCAG GCCCTACGGCGGAGGCCCGGCTTCTCTAAGATCCTGCACATCAAGGTGGAAGGCGGCTGCTAA
- the CCT7 gene encoding T-complex protein 1 subunit eta, with translation MMPTPVILLKEGTDSSQGIPQLVSNISACQVIAEAVRTTLGPRGMDKLIVDGRGKATISNDGATILKLLDVVHPAAKTLVDIAKSQDAEVGDGTTSVTLLAAEFLKQVKPYVEEGLHPQIIIRAFRTATQLAVNKIKEIAVTVKKEDKVEQRKLLEKCAVTALSSKLISQQKAFFAKMVVDAVMMLDDLLQLKMIGIKKVQGGALEESQLVAGVAFKKTFSYAGFEMQPKKYHNPMIALLNVELELKAEKDNAEIRVHTVEDYQAIVDAEWNILYDKLERIHHSGAKVVLSKLPIGDVATQYFADRDMFCAGRVPEEDLKRTMMACGGSIQTSVNALSSDVLGRCQVFEETQIGGERYNFFKGCPKAKTCTIILRGGAEQFMEETERSLHDAIMIVRRAIKNDSVVAGGGAIEMELSKYLRDYSRTIPGKQQLLIGAYAKALEIIPRQLCDNAGFDATNILNKLRARHAQGGMWYGVDINNEDIADNFEAFVWEPAMVRINALTAASEAACLIVSVDETIKNPRSTVDVPPAAGRGRGRGHPH, from the exons CCCACACCAGTTATCCTGTTGAAAGAGGGGACTGATAGCTCCCAAGGCATCCCCCAGCTTGTAAGTAACATCAGTGCCTGCCAGGTGATTGCTGAGGCTGTAAGAACTACCCTGGGCCCCCGTGGTATGGACAAGCTCATTGTGGATGGCCGAG GCAAAGCAACAATTTCTAATGATGGGGCCACAATTCTGAAACTCCTTGATGTTGTCCATCCTGCAGCAAAGACTTTAGTGGACATTGCCAAATCCCAAGATGCTGAG GTCGGTGATGGCACCACCTCAGTGACCCTGCTGGCTGCAGAGTTTCTGAAGCAGGTGAAACCCTATGTGGAGGAAGGTTTGCACCCACAGATCATCATCCGAGCTTTCCGCACTGCCACTCAGTTG GCGGTTAACAAGATCAAAGAGATTGCCGTCACTGTGAAGAAGGAAGATAAAGT GGAGCAGAGGAAGCTGCTAGAGAAATGTGCCGTGACTGCTCTGAGCTCCAAGCTGATCTCCCAGCAGAAAGCCTTCTTCGCTAAGATGGTGGTGGATGCGGTGATGATGCTCGATGACTTGCTGCAGCTTAAAATGATTGGAATCAAGAAGGTTCAGGGTGGAGCCCTAGAG gagTCCCAGCTTGTAGCTGGTGTTGCATTCAAGAAGACTTTCTCTTATGCTGGGTTTGAAATGCAACCCAAAAAGTACCATAATCCAATGATTGCCCTTTTAAATGTTGAGCTCGAGCTGAAAGCTGAGAAGGATAATGCGGAAATCAGAGTCCACACAGTTGAG GATTATCAGGCAATCGTTGATGCTGAATGGAACATTCTTTATGACAAGTTAGAGAGGATCCATCACTCCGGAGCCAAAGTCGTCTTGTCCAAACTCCCCATTGGGGACGTGGCCACCCAATACTTTGCTGACAGGGACATGTTCTGTGCTGGCCGAGTGCCGGAGGAGGACCTGAAGAGGACAATGATG GCTTGCGGAGGCTCCATCCAGACCAGTGTGAACGCTCTGTCATCAGATGTTCTGGGCCGCTGCCAGGTCTTTGAAGAGACCCAGATTGGAGGCGAGAG GTACAATTTCTTCAAAGGCTGCCCCAAGGCCAAGACTTGTACTATCATTCTCCGTGGTGGCGCTGAGCAGTTTATGGAGGAGACAGAGCGGTCCCTGCACGACGCCATCATGATTGTCAGAAGGGCCATCAAG AATGATTCAGTGGTGGCTGGTGGCGGCGCCATTGAGATGGAGCTCTCCAAGTACCTGCGAGATTACTCAAGGACCATTCCAGGAAAACAGCAGCTATTGATTGGGGCCTATGCCAAGGCATTGGAAATTATCCCACGCCAGCTGTGTGACAACGCTGGCTTTGATGCCACAAACATCCTCAACAAGCTGCGGGCTCGGCACGCCCAG GGGGGCATGTGGTATGGCGTGGACATCAACAATGAGGACATTGCTGACAACTTTGAGGCCTTCGTGTGGGAGCCAGCTATGGTGCGGATCAATGCCCTGACTGCAGCCTCTGAGGCTGCGTGCCTTATTGTGTCCGTAGATGAAACCATCAAGAACCCTCGCTCCACAGTGGATGTTCCCCCAGCTGCTGGCCGGGGCCGAGGTCGTGGCCACCCCCATTGA